The genomic region GGGAACGGCCACCGAGCCGACGGCGTACGGCCCCGACGAGGCCATGAGGACGGCCTCCGTCGGCTCGGGCCCGCGCCAGTCGCAGGCCGCGAGCACGAGCGTCAGGACCAGCCCTACGGCCGCGCGACGCCACGGGATGCTGCGAATCGAGATCACTGTGTGCCCCCCTAGGCAATGGAGCCGCCCAGTCAGGACGGCCACCTGCACCAGGTCATAACCCGACATGAGTCAGTAAGTCAACGCTTTGCGTTCCATCCAGTCAGTAAAACCCGACCTGACGCGCCGTCAGACAACAGGCAGTCAGGGGTCCGCTCTAGCGGCCGGACCAGTTGAAGGCGACCGGACGCGTCGGGCCGCGCACGGCCCGGACCACCAGGCCGGCGAGGATGCCGAACACGAACCCGCCCACGTGCGCGGCCCAGGCCACGCTGTCGTTCGGGTCGGTGAAGAACTGCAGCACGAACCAGAACAGCAGCAGAACGGCAGCCGGGATGTCGACCACCACGAAGAAGACCAGCGTCCGGACCCTGGCCGCGGGGAAGAGCACCAGGTAGGCGCCCATCACCGCGGCGATCGCACCCGACGCGCCCACCACCGGCACGGTGGAGTCCGGCTCGAGGGCCACGTGCGCGAGCGTGCCCACGATGCCGCCCACCAGGTAGAAGACCGGGTAGGCCAACCGTCCCATCACGTCCTCGACGTTGTTGCCGAAGACCCACAGGAACAGCAGGTTGCCGCCGATGTGCCACAGGCTGCCGTGCATGAAGATCGACGTGACCACCGACAGCCACACGTTCTTGTCGGGGAAGACCGCGTCGGACTCGCCGTCGTCGACGTCGCAGGAGTCGACGTCGCCCAACCGGTAGGTGGCATCCACCTCCTGCAGGTCGAGGGGGCGGCCCTCCCGCACCTCGCAGGGGATGGCCGCGTTCTCCAGGAAGAAGACCGTGTCGTCGCTGCTGTCCTGGTCGCTGCTCGCGAACGGGCCCGGCTGCCAGGCCAGGTAGGCGACGATGCAGGCCGCGATGATCAGCCAGGTGACGATCGGCGGCCGGCTGACCGGGTTCTCGTCGCGCAACGGCAGCATCGACTAGCTCCCGCCCACGCCCACAGGCCACGACATCCGCCTGACGGTACCGCCCGCGACCACGTCAATCCGGGTCGGCGTCGTCCTCCTCGTCGACCTCGCCGTTCCCGTTATCGCCGCCCTCGCCCTCGGCGCCGTCGTCCTCCACGAGGTCGTCGACGAACGCCGCCACCGCGTCGACCACGTCGTCGGGGGCGAGCGGATCGGGGTCGGCGGGGGCACCGGCCCCGACGGCGAGAGGCTCGCTCACAGGTCGCAACGTACGTACCCCGGCTGACCCCGGCATCAGTAGGCGCTACGTAACCCGCGCTCCGGTGGTCCCCAGGGCGTGGGCCAGCTCGTGGCGGCCGTCGATCGACAGCTTGCGGTACACGCGGTGCAGGTGGGTGTCGACCGTGCGCACCGACAGGTACAGCGCCTCGGCGATCTCCGGGCTGGTGCGACCCGCCGCGGCGAGCAGCGCCACCTGGCGCTCACGGTCGGTCAGCTCCTCGCCCGAGGCCACCAGCAGCTCCAACGCCGACGACGACGGGTGCCCGCAGACGTCCAGCAGCTCCTCGGCCCGGCGCGCCGCCGCCGACGCCGAGGCGCCCAGGCCCTCGCGCCGGAGGGCGTTGGCCGCCGACCGGTACGCCTCCGCCGCCAGCAGGTCGGCGCCCAGCGCGGCGAAGTCGCCCGCCACCGACGCCAGGCCGGCGGCGTCGCCCGTCGCCAGCGCCCGCGTGTGGCGGGCCATCAGCTGCACCAGCGGGCCGTCGACCACCAGCGCCAGGCGCTCCATCGCCTCCGCCGCGTCCGCCGCCCGACCCAGCCGGACCGCGGCGTGCAGGACCTCCACGGCGACGGGCTTGGCCACGAGCTCCATCGCCGTGGCCAGGCCCAGGCACCGCTGGGCCGCCTCGGTGACGTCGCCGTGCGCCGCCAGCAGCCACGACCGCGACAGCTCGATGTACGGCAGCGTCCGGGCGCCCCGGAGCGGGTCGGCCCGGTAGGCGACGTCGGCGTCGCGGAGGGCGGCCTCGGCGGTGTCGAGATCGCCGGCGAACACGGCCGCCCGGGTGCGCATCGCCTCGGCCAGCGGGCGCTGCCCGAACCAGTCGTTCTCCTCCAGCGCCCGGGACGACCGCTGCAGCTCGGCCAGCGCGTCGGCGGCATGGCCCCGCAGCAGCAGGGCGCCGCCCCGGAACCCCGCCAGGATCCCCCGCAGCGACGGCGGCGGGTGGACTACGTCGAGGCCCAGGTTGGCGACCGTGTAGGCGTCGATCTCCTCCACCCGGCCCGCCCAGTAGAGGGCCTGGAACTTGGCCATGCGCAGCTGCAGGTCGCCGTAGGGCACCTCGAGGCGGTGGCGCCGGGCGGAGGCGTGCAGGTCGTCGCCCAGCAGGCCCAGCGCCGCGTCGATCCGGCCGTCGGCACCCCAGGCGGTCACCGCCACGCTCACCGCCCGCACCCGGGCCGGCTCGGGCACGTCGGGCGATGCCAGCAGGGCGTCGGCGATCCCACCGGCCTCGTCGAGCCGCAGCGAGAACATGTACATCTGCGCCAGCACCGAGCGGCACTCCGCCTGCCAGCCGGGATGGCCGTCGAGCTCGTCGTCGGCGGTGCGCAGCACGTCGAAGGCGTCGCCGGAGCGGTCGAGGTGGAGGAACAGCTCGCTGGCCCGGGCGATGGCGATGCGCGCCACCAGCTCCGGGTCCGACGCCTGGAGGCCGGCCAGCGCGGCCTGGGCGTCGTCGATGCGGCCCTGCCCCGACAGCGCCTCGCCGAGCACGAGGCCGGCGTCGGCCCGCGCGGTGCCGCCGGCGGCCCGGGCCAGCCGCTCCGCCAGGTGGTGATCGAGGCGACCCATCGCCTCCCGAGCCAGCGGCAGCAGCTGCTCGGGGTCACCGGGGTCGCCCGACTCGAGCCGCCAGGTGGCCAGTCGCAGGCGGTCGAAGTGCGGGTCGGCGTCGCGCTCCCCGACCGCCTCGACGAGGTCGCGCAGCAGTGCCCGCCGTCGCACCCGCGGCAGCCCTTCGGCCAGCACCTCGCCGTAGAGGGGGTGGGCCACCTGGACGATGCCGCCCCGGTCGGTGTCGACGATCTCGGCCAGACCCCGCCGCTCCAGCACCTCGAGGTGGGCGACGCCGGCCAGCCGCTCCGCGACGTCGAGTGGCACCTGCTCGCCCACCGCCACGATCTCCAGCGCAGCGCGGGCGTCGGGCTCGAGCAGCCGCAGGCGCTCCTCCACCAGCTCGCGCAGCCGCTCCCGGGTGCCCTTGGCCGGCAGCACGATGCGGCCGCCCCCGCCACCGGCGCCGCGGCGCTCGACCGCGGCGGTGACCAGCTCGCGGACGAACAGGGCGTTGCCCCGGCTCAGCTGCCAGATGCGGTCGAGCAGCGACGCCGGCACGCCCCCGCCCCCGCCGCCCAGCGCCGCCAGCACGAGGTTCTCGGTGGCGTCGCGGTCGAGCGGGCTCACGTCGACGCGGGTCAGCAGCTCGTCCTTCCACAGCGCCACCAGGCCGCGCGGCAGGTCCGGCTCGCCCGAGCGGACACTGAGCAGCACCCGGATGTCCGACTGCGTCACCGCCAGGTGGAGGAGCGCCACCGACACGTCGTCGAGCATGTGGGCGTCGTCGACGGCCAGCAGGAAGCGACCGCTGCCCGCCCGTTCGTGGAGCCGGGCCAGGGCGAGGTGGAGAAGGTCCTCGCGCTGGTGGGCCTCGTCGCCGGGGGCCAGCAGGTGGGCGAACGACCCGAGCGGGATGCGCTTGGCCGCCTCCGTCGCCCGCACCCACTCGACCGACGTCCCGCCGTTCCCGTCGTCGGCCTGCAGCTCCTCGATCACCTCGGCGACCAGGCGTGTCTTGCCGACGCCCGCGTCCCCGAAGACCGCGGCCCCCCTCGGTCCGCGGTCGGCTCGCAACAGTTGCCGCAAGCGTTCGAGCTCCACGTCCCGTCCCACCAGCGGCCAGCGCGTGACCACGCCCGGATCCTATGCGGGCGTCCTGTAAAGGCTCCCCGGGACACGCTCTGACCTCTACGTATCAGGTCGTGCACGAATACGTAGGAGCTACTGATCCCCCGCGACGGGTGCCCGCGTACCTTGCTGTCTTGGCGGTTGTTCCCAGCGCCAGCGGTAGCGGCTGTCGGACCCGGCGGAGCAGCCGGAGGGTCGGCGGCGAACCCTCCGGCTGCGGCCCGGCGGCACGACCGCCAGCAAGAGGTCCTGGCCACGGTCCGGTGGTCAGGGCCTCTTTGGCTGTCGGCGCGTCTGTCACCTGTTCGCCCTTGACTGATAAGTCAGGTGTCTTACGGTGGTACCGAGGCGGACGGGGGGTCCGTCGATGGGGGTTTCACGATGACGGACGTTCTCGACCGAGAGGACGCGGCGCCGGCCGTCGCGTCCGCGGTCCCACCCACAGATCCGGATGCCGGCACCGGCTCCGGCGTCGGCGTCGAGCACTGGCTGCTCGCTGCCCTGCTCGGCGGCGCCGGCGCCATCCACTTCGCCATGGCACCGTCGCACCTCGGCGAGTCGGCGGTCGAAGGCGCCGGGTTCGTCGCCGCCGGCTGGCTGCAGCTGGCGCTGGCCGTCGCCCTGGTGGTGCGGCCGGCCCGCTGGATGTACGGCGTCACGGCGGCGAGCGGCGTCGCGCTGATCGGCGCCTGGGCGGTGAGCCGCACCGCCGGCCTGCCGTTCGGCTCCCACTCCGGGCACGCCGAGTCGGTGTCGATCGTCGACGGCGTGTGCGTGGCGCTCGAGGCCGTCGCCGTGGTGGCCGCCCTGTCGCTGCTGGTGGGGCCGGGCGCCCGACTGTTCCGGTCGCGGAGCCTGGGCCTGGTGGGCGCGGTCGCCGCCGTGGTGTTCGCGACGGCCGCCGTCGCGTCGCCGTCGGCCCGCGACCACGCCTCGGGCAGCCACGGCTCGCACGCCGCCATGGACGCCAACGGCCACGACCACGGCGGCGCCGCCTCGGGGGCCGGGGCCGACGACAAGGGCTTCTCGGAGCTGTCCAACGGCCACCAGCACGAGCGCGGCCAGGACGAACCGCTCACGCCCGACGAGACCGTGGCGCTGTCGGGCCAGCTCGCCGCCACCGCCGACCTCGTGGCGAAGTACCCGACGCTCGGCGCTGCCGAGGCCGCCGGGTGGAGCCGGGCAGGCCCCTTCTCCCCCGGCCTCGGCACCCACTACATGAGCCCCGACTACGGGCTCAACAACGACGGCGACATGGATGCCGAGGACCTCGCCCGGCCGTTGCTGATCTACGACGGGCTCGCCTCCGATGCCCCGCTCGCCGGATACATGTTCATGGCCGCCGGGATGGACACCGAGCCCGAGGGGTTCGTCGGACCGAACGACCACTGGCACTACCACGAGCGGGTGTGCATCACGGCGTCCGCCGACGGCGGGATCGACACGCCGTTCGGCGCCGACCTCGAGGGCGTCACCGAGCAGATGTGCACCGAGGCGGGCGGCAACTTCATCGCGTTCACCGCCTACATGGTCCACGTGTGGAACGTGCCCGGCTACGAGTCGCCCGACGGGATGTTCACCGAGCTGAACCCCAGGATCACCTGCCCGGACGGCACCTACCACCGCATCCCGATCGCGGAGCTCGGCGACAAGGACACCGTCTGCCTCAATCCGTGAGCGCAGCGTGACCAACCGTTGGCCAACCGGCGGCGGGTGAACCTGTCCTCGACGGCACGTTCACCCGCCGACAGAGCCCGCCACCCCAAGCCGGGGCAGCTGGTCAGGCTGTCCCGGCGCGGGCGGTGATCTGCTGGACCACCCAGCTGTTGCCGTCGGGGTCGTCGAAGGACATGACGCCGACGTTGTCGAGGTCGGTGTCGGCTTCCGTGCGGGGCCGGAACCCGGTGGGGCCGGCGATCTGGATCTCGCCCACGTCGACGCCCCGCTCGACCAGCTGGGCCCGGGCGGCGGGCAGGTCGCCGACGATCAGCTGCACGCCCTTGAGCGACCCGGGCTCCATGGCGTCGAGGCCCTTGCCGATCACGATCGAGCAGCCGGAGCCGGGCGGCGTCAGCTGCACGAAGCGGACGTCGCCGTGGTCGGTGTCGTGGTCGACGTCGAAGCCCAGCTGGTCGGCGTAGAACGACTTGGCGCGGTCCACGTCCGTGACGGGCACGATGACGACCTCGAGCGTCCAGTTCATGGTGGAGTGTCTCCTTCGGTGGTGGTCAGGTCGCGGAGGACCCGGTCGAGGCGGGTGTAGCCCTCACCGACGCCGCGCTCCATGGGCGTGCGGGTGACGGCGTCGCGCACCTCGCGGGACGGGTAGGTCAACGTGGTGGTGAGGACGGTGCGGTCGCTCTGGTCGACCTCGGCCTCGGTGAGGACGGCGGTGACCAGCGCCTCGCCGGGGTACCACTGGTCGTCGTAGGACTCGGTGTAGACGAGCCGCTCGGGGGCGACGACCTCGCGGTACACGCCGCCGTGACCCATCGTCGCCCCGCCCGGCCCTCGGGACATGAACCGCCAGGCGCCGCCGACACGCAGGTCGATGTCGCACTCCACCAGGTGCCACCCCTGCGCCCCGAGCCACCGCTTGAGCAGGTCCGGCGTGGTGAGCGCCCTGAACACGAGCTCCCGCCGCGCCCCGAGCTGCCGGGTGAGCACGAGGTCCGTCTCGTTCGGCGTCGTCACCCGCAGGCTCACGGCTTGCCCTTCTTGCGGTCGCGGGACCGGCGGGCCTCAACGGCTGTCAGCTCGCCCAGCAGGCGGTCGAGGCGCTGGTAGCTGGCCTCCCAGTAGTCGCGGTAGTCGGCGAGCCAGTCGGTGGCGGCCTTGAGGGGGCGGGCCTCCAGCCGGCAGGGCCGCCGCTGGGCGTCGCGGCTGCGGGTGACGAGCCCGGCCCGCTCCAGCACCTTGAGGTGCTTCGACACGGCGGGCTGACTCATGGCGAACGGCTCGGCCAGCTCGGTGACGGTGGCCTCGCCCGACGCCAACCGGCCGAGGATGGCCCGCCGCGTGCGGTCGGCCAGCGCCGCGAACGTGGCGTCCAGCTGCTCCGGGCTCATCTCTTCATAACCGGCTAGTTCCATAACTAGAAGGTTATCTAATGCCCGAGGCCGACCGTGTCAAGCAATCGCCCCTGCTTTCACCAGGACGGATCCTGACGGGATCCCTACACTGGGCAGACTTTCACGTGCCCGAAAGGCGTGAGTTGAGAGATCCGTCGAGCCCGAGCGACCACGATCGTGACCCGTTCGCGATCGATGGCGACGTGCCTCACGCCGCTCGGATCCAGAACTACCTCGCCGGCGGCGACGACAACTTCGCCGCCGATCGTGACGTCGCCGACCGCATGAGCCAGGCACTGCCCGGCGGCGTCAAGACGGCGCAGGCCGCGGTGCGGACGCTGGGGGCGTTCGTCGGCCGATCGGTGCGCTTCCTGGCCGGCGAGGCCGGGGTGCGGCAGTTCCTCAACGTCGGCGTGGCCATCCCCAGCGACAGGAACGTCCACGACGTGGCCCAGATGGCGGCGCCCGACGCACGCGTCGTCTACGTCGGCAACGACCCGGTGGCGCTGGCCAAGTCGCACTGCCTGCAGGTCGGGTCGGACGAGGGCGCCACCGCCTACCTGCACGGCTCGTTGCGGGACCCCCCGCTGATCCTGCGACAGGCGGCCGACACCCTCGACCTCACGCTGCCGGTCGGGGTGATCCTGCCGACGACGCTCAACTTCGTCCCCGACGGCGACGACCCCCACGGCCTGGTGGCCCGGCTGCTCAAGGGGGTGCCGTCGGGCAGCTACCTGGTGATCGCCCACGCCGGCGACGACCTCGAGGCGGAGGGCATGCCCGAGGCCTCGGCCCGGCTGTCCGCGGCCCTGCGCGAGGCGTGGTCGCTGCGGGGCCACGCCGAGATCGCCCGCTTCTTCGACGGCCTCGACCTGGTCTCCCCCGGCCTCGTCCCCATCGACACCTGGCGCCCCACCGCCGTCGCCCCCACCCCTTCCCCGCCCACCCGCCTCACCCCCATCTACGCCGCCGTCGCCCACAAGCCCTGACGGGCGCGGTTCAGGCGGTCAATGCCGTTCAGTTGGCGCCTTCTCAGCCTCGGTCGGGTCCCCGGTGGTGTTGTCGGGCTGTCGCCATCGTTGCGGTGTCGAGCGACCGTTTCGGTTCGTCGGCGCCGCAACGACCGTGCGGCCCCATGGCATCGGTCCGTCGCTTCCGCCTAGCCCGGGTCCGGCCCGCACCCCGCCGCCGGAGCTTCGAGGAGACCCGCCGCTAGCGTGGCCCGCATGAGCGAGCGACCCGGAGCCGACGGCGTCGACCCGACGACCGTGACGAGCACGCCACCCCGGCCTCGTTCGACCGACTCCATCGCCGTCGGCCGGGCGATGATGGCCCTCGGCGAGTTCGTCGAGGGGAAGCCGCCACGCGACGCCTACGAGCACACCCTCGAGGGCGACCAGTCCGGCGAGCCCGACGACCCACGGGACCTGGTCATCGAGATCTGACCTCGTCGCCCCGCCGATCCCAGAACAGGGCGAGGGCGATCCCGTCGGGGTCCTTGAGGTTGAGGATGGCGCCCGGCGGGATCTCGATCACACCCGAGTGCTCGACGCCCGCCCCGGTGAGTCGCTCCGCCCACCGTTCGAGCTCCTCCTGGGAGGCGACGGTGAAGGCGAGGTGATCGAGGCCCTGGTGACGGTGGTCGAACCCGTCGCCCTCGCTCGGCCGGTGCTCGACCAGGGCCACGCCGTCGGCACCTCCGGGGAAGCGCATGACGCAGGCCCGTCGCGGCTCGGTCTCCTCCCGGAACATCTCCTCGAAGCCGAGGACCGTGGCGTACCACTCGACGCTGGCGTCGCAGTCGCCGACGGTCAGCGCGACGTGGTGGAACCCGAGGAGCTCGCTCATGCCGGCCAGCATGGCCGACCGGTCCGCCATGTCGACGGAATGAAGCCTCGGCCCCCACCGTTGGGCGCAGGTTGAACCCTCACGATCCGACGACGAAGGAGCGCTGCGATGCCTCGAGCTGTCCGGTTCGACGAGTACGGCGGGATCGACGTGTTGCAGGTGGTGGAGGTCGAGCGACCGTCTCCCGGTCCGGGCCAGGTGCTGGTCAGGGTCGCGGCGGCAGCGATCAACCCCGGCGAGGCCGCCATCCGCCAGGGGTTCATGCGCGACCGCTGGCCGTCCACGTTCCCGTCGGGGCAGGGCAGCGACCTCGCCGGCACCGTCGAAGAGGTCGGCGACGGTGCCGAGGGCTTCGCCGTGGGCGACGAGGTGCTCGGCTTCACCTACGGCCGCGCCAGCCAGGCCGAGCTGGTCGTCACCGAGACCGACAAGCTGACCCACCGCCCGCCCGGCGTGCCCTGGGACGCCGCGGGCTCCCTGTTCGTCGCCGGCACCGCGGCCTACGCCTCGGTCCGGGCCGTGTCACCCGTCAAGGGCGAGACCGTCGTCGTCGCGGGTGCGGCCGGCGGCATCGGGTCCGTCGCGGTGCAGCTCGCTCGCAACACGGGTGCCACCGTCGTCGGGCTGGCCAGCGAGGCCAACCACCGCTGGCTCGCCGACCACGGCGTCATCCCGGTCGCCTACGGCGAGGGCGTCGCCGATCGCATCCGGGCGGCGTCGGGCGGGCACGTCGACGCCCTGGCCGACGCGTTCGGCGGCGGCTACGTGGAGCTGGCGATCGACCTCGGCGTGAAGCCCGACCGGATCAACACGGTCATCGACTTCGCTGCCGCCCAGAAGTACGGGGTCAAGGCCGACGGCAACGCCGCCGCCCACGGCCCTGAGATCCTCGCCGAGCTGGCCCGCGACGTCGCCGAAGGCCGCCTGGAGATCCCCATCGCCCGGGTCTACCCCCTCGACCAGGTCCAGGACGCGTTCCGAGAGCTCGAGAAGCGCCACACCCACGGCAAGATCGTCCTCCACCCGTAGCGCTCGGCCTCGGCCGCCACCGCTCAGGCGGGCACGATCCAGGTGATCTCGTCGAGGTCGATGAGGACGTCGGCGTCGTCGACCACGAACCACGCACTGCCCCTCACGCAGGAGAGCAGGGTGCCGCGGAGCAGGGCCGACGGGGTCCGCACGGTCACGGAGCCGCCGAGCAACGGTCGGAGTCGTCGGGCGGTCACCCGGGGTTCGTCGAGGACTGCGGTTGTGTCCATGGCGACACTGTGCGCTCGCAACCGCCGTGGGTGATCGGGGGAGTCCCGCGGACGCCGACACCCCGATGGGGGATCGAACCTGAGAGTTAGGCTTGCTTAATCCACATGGTTAGGCCAACATGCCGGCCCATGGGCAGACGAACCGGGGTGCTGGTCGGAGCGTTGGCGTTGCTTGCAATGACGGCGTGCGGGTCCGACGACGATGGGAACGAGACATCGGCGGCCGACGACGGCACCGACGAAGCCACTGCCGACGACGGGACCGACGAAGCCGCCGCCGACGACGGCTGGAGCTACGTCGACGGGTCGGGCCAGGAGACCACGCTCGACGCCGTCCCCGAGCGGATCGTGATGCACGGCAGCTCCGCCGCGGCGCTGATCCCGCTGGGCATCCGCCCCGTCGGCATCTACGCCGACCAGGCCGTCGAGGAGGACCTGGCGCTCCGCAACCTCGACCTCGACGGCATCGAGATCGTCGGCGAGGAGTGGGGCATCGTCAACGTCGAGGCCGTCGCCGCCCTGCAGCCCGACCTGATCGTC from Acidimicrobiales bacterium harbors:
- a CDS encoding VOC family protein; protein product: MADRSAMLAGMSELLGFHHVALTVGDCDASVEWYATVLGFEEMFREETEPRRACVMRFPGGADGVALVEHRPSEGDGFDHRHQGLDHLAFTVASQEELERWAERLTGAGVEHSGVIEIPPGAILNLKDPDGIALALFWDRRGDEVRSR
- a CDS encoding SRPBCC family protein; this translates as MSLRVTTPNETDLVLTRQLGARRELVFRALTTPDLLKRWLGAQGWHLVECDIDLRVGGAWRFMSRGPGGATMGHGGVYREVVAPERLVYTESYDDQWYPGEALVTAVLTEAEVDQSDRTVLTTTLTYPSREVRDAVTRTPMERGVGEGYTRLDRVLRDLTTTEGDTPP
- a CDS encoding VOC family protein, giving the protein MNWTLEVVIVPVTDVDRAKSFYADQLGFDVDHDTDHGDVRFVQLTPPGSGCSIVIGKGLDAMEPGSLKGVQLIVGDLPAARAQLVERGVDVGEIQIAGPTGFRPRTEADTDLDNVGVMSFDDPDGNSWVVQQITARAGTA
- a CDS encoding metalloregulator ArsR/SmtB family transcription factor, coding for MELAGYEEMSPEQLDATFAALADRTRRAILGRLASGEATVTELAEPFAMSQPAVSKHLKVLERAGLVTRSRDAQRRPCRLEARPLKAATDWLADYRDYWEASYQRLDRLLGELTAVEARRSRDRKKGKP
- a CDS encoding LuxR C-terminal-related transcriptional regulator, with protein sequence MVTRWPLVGRDVELERLRQLLRADRGPRGAAVFGDAGVGKTRLVAEVIEELQADDGNGGTSVEWVRATEAAKRIPLGSFAHLLAPGDEAHQREDLLHLALARLHERAGSGRFLLAVDDAHMLDDVSVALLHLAVTQSDIRVLLSVRSGEPDLPRGLVALWKDELLTRVDVSPLDRDATENLVLAALGGGGGGVPASLLDRIWQLSRGNALFVRELVTAAVERRGAGGGGGRIVLPAKGTRERLRELVEERLRLLEPDARAALEIVAVGEQVPLDVAERLAGVAHLEVLERRGLAEIVDTDRGGIVQVAHPLYGEVLAEGLPRVRRRALLRDLVEAVGERDADPHFDRLRLATWRLESGDPGDPEQLLPLAREAMGRLDHHLAERLARAAGGTARADAGLVLGEALSGQGRIDDAQAALAGLQASDPELVARIAIARASELFLHLDRSGDAFDVLRTADDELDGHPGWQAECRSVLAQMYMFSLRLDEAGGIADALLASPDVPEPARVRAVSVAVTAWGADGRIDAALGLLGDDLHASARRHRLEVPYGDLQLRMAKFQALYWAGRVEEIDAYTVANLGLDVVHPPPSLRGILAGFRGGALLLRGHAADALAELQRSSRALEENDWFGQRPLAEAMRTRAAVFAGDLDTAEAALRDADVAYRADPLRGARTLPYIELSRSWLLAAHGDVTEAAQRCLGLATAMELVAKPVAVEVLHAAVRLGRAADAAEAMERLALVVDGPLVQLMARHTRALATGDAAGLASVAGDFAALGADLLAAEAYRSAANALRREGLGASASAAARRAEELLDVCGHPSSSALELLVASGEELTDRERQVALLAAAGRTSPEIAEALYLSVRTVDTHLHRVYRKLSIDGRHELAHALGTTGARVT
- a CDS encoding rhomboid family intramembrane serine protease, with the translated sequence MLPLRDENPVSRPPIVTWLIIAACIVAYLAWQPGPFASSDQDSSDDTVFFLENAAIPCEVREGRPLDLQEVDATYRLGDVDSCDVDDGESDAVFPDKNVWLSVVTSIFMHGSLWHIGGNLLFLWVFGNNVEDVMGRLAYPVFYLVGGIVGTLAHVALEPDSTVPVVGASGAIAAVMGAYLVLFPAARVRTLVFFVVVDIPAAVLLLFWFVLQFFTDPNDSVAWAAHVGGFVFGILAGLVVRAVRGPTRPVAFNWSGR
- a CDS encoding NADP-dependent oxidoreductase, which gives rise to MPRAVRFDEYGGIDVLQVVEVERPSPGPGQVLVRVAAAAINPGEAAIRQGFMRDRWPSTFPSGQGSDLAGTVEEVGDGAEGFAVGDEVLGFTYGRASQAELVVTETDKLTHRPPGVPWDAAGSLFVAGTAAYASVRAVSPVKGETVVVAGAAGGIGSVAVQLARNTGATVVGLASEANHRWLADHGVIPVAYGEGVADRIRAASGGHVDALADAFGGGYVELAIDLGVKPDRINTVIDFAAAQKYGVKADGNAAAHGPEILAELARDVAEGRLEIPIARVYPLDQVQDAFRELEKRHTHGKIVLHP
- a CDS encoding SAM-dependent methyltransferase is translated as MPEADRVKQSPLLSPGRILTGSLHWADFHVPERRELRDPSSPSDHDRDPFAIDGDVPHAARIQNYLAGGDDNFAADRDVADRMSQALPGGVKTAQAAVRTLGAFVGRSVRFLAGEAGVRQFLNVGVAIPSDRNVHDVAQMAAPDARVVYVGNDPVALAKSHCLQVGSDEGATAYLHGSLRDPPLILRQAADTLDLTLPVGVILPTTLNFVPDGDDPHGLVARLLKGVPSGSYLVIAHAGDDLEAEGMPEASARLSAALREAWSLRGHAEIARFFDGLDLVSPGLVPIDTWRPTAVAPTPSPPTRLTPIYAAVAHKP